From the Clostridium cagae genome, the window AAATAATTCCCATATTAATTAATATCTGATTTACAGGTCCAAATTGTCCGTTTAATAAATTTCTAAATACCATAAGTGAAATAATAGGTGGTATTGCCCATGGTAAAATTAAAATTGTACGAAATACTTTCTTACATTTTACTGATTTATTATTTAATATTAATGCTTGAAACACACCTAAAAAATAACTTGAAAAAGTTGAAACAAATGTCCATATTATATTCCAAATCAAAACCTTAAAAAATGTTTTTGACCATATTGGAACAGTAAATAATTTTTTAAAATTTTCAAATCCCACCCAACTTAATAAATTTCCTGGTGGAAGATGATCTCTATTATAATTTAAAAATGCTGTTAATATTGAAAATAATATCGGCATAATTACTACAAATATAAACACTATAGCAATTGGAGTTAATATAATATATGGAAACCTTGTACTATATAAATTTTTAAAAAACTCTTTAGATGTTATATATATTTTCGTGTTATCAATATTTTTACCTGTATTATAAGCATCTTTTAAATTCCATACATAAATTAAAATAAATATTGCAATTAATATACTTGCTATAACACCATTAATTAATAACATAGATGAGTGATCTCCATATTTTCCACCCACCTTTTTTCCAAGTGTTATTAATCCCCATATCCCTTTTGTAAAAAAACCTCCATGTAATCTAATTGTAAAATTTGGTATTAAACCTTGTCCACATTCAATCCAAAAACCACTATACAATTCAATCCCTATAAATAGTAATTGCATAGCAAAAAATATTAATCCCTTTATTTTTTGTTTGCAAATAAAAAATTGCCCACTTCCCCAGAAAAAGCATGATAATAGAAGCGACTTTTTACCTTTCATATTTCTTCTTCCTTCCATTCAATGTTTACTTAATCGTTTAAGTTAGTTTTATTATAACAACGCCCCCTTTATTTGTCAATGCAATCGTTATCTTGTTATATTTTTATTTATATTTTTCTTGTAAAGGCAGTATTTCAAAGGTCTTATAAGCATTTTTTTAAAATAGCATTAACTTTATATCCCTTATTTATATATTAAAAATTTAATATTCATAAGATATTTCACTTAATTTATTAAGTGAAATATCTTTTGATAGCAATAAACTGCACTTTTATTAAAGGCTCTGTTTTAAATATGTGTTGATATCTGCAATAGGTAAAGTGGCATTGTAATTGGACCTTGAGAATTCTTAAGGAGTATTGTCACATTTACTGCTTGTCTCAATTTTATATTGGGAGCAAGCTAAAATGGGACTATAATCATTTTAGTGTTCCTAAGTTCAATTACTCCGTCCATTTTGCATATACATATATCAACACTCTGCTAAAACATAGTCTTATTAAATTAAAATATTTATAAATTTCTCCAAAACAAAAAGTGTGAATTTTTATCCACACTTTATAATTACATATTAATTAGTATTCTATTGGTTTTATATATGATGTTTTTTCAATATCTTTATCATTTTCTAAATAAATTAATTTTTCCATAATTTCAACTGCTTTTTTAGCTTTTTCTTTATCACTAACTATAATTCTTTTAGTATCTGGCAAAAGCATTATATCATTTTCCGAATTTATTACTACAACTAAATTTCTATTATCTACAATTTTTTCTGCCTGCATACCTAATATTTCTCCAAATATTATTCCTTTTTTGTTTTGATTCCTATGTAAAAATCCAATTAAATCATCATCAAATTTATTAATAAAAATATTTTTTTCCAATACTTTTTTTCTTACAATTTTAAGAAGTTCATCATTAGAGTAATCTTCTATTACTACATAAAATTCTTTTTCCAATTGCTCACTTAACATATTAAAGATAGCTTCATAATCTGTTAGCACTTTATTAAAAATAGGATCATCTAAATAACTATCAATAAAAATAACTGGAACATAAAAATGATTTACTATCTCTTTTAGCTGATCTGAAGGCATATCTATGATAAATACAGCATCTAAACATCTTTTCTGACTAATTTGAATATCTTTTTGAAGTTCCTTTGTTGGCAAGAAAATCAAATCATATCCTATTGAATAAAGTTTCTTTTGAATTTCTTTTACCAAATTATATTGCCCATATATCTTACTTTTTCTATTTTTTTCACTTAAGTTAATAATTACACCTATTAAATAACTTTTTTGACTTGCTAAAGAACGCGCTGTCATATTAGGAACATAATTTAGTTTTCTAGCAGCTTCAAACACTTTTAATCTTGTTTCATGGCTTATTTTTTCTTTTTCAGAATAATTCAAAACATAGGATACTGTAGCCGGTGAAACATTAGCCTCTTTTGCAATATCTTTTAACGTTACCTTTCTATTAGTCATATAAAGCCTCCTTTAATTTAAAATTATTATATCATGTGCTCTGTTTTTTTAACAAGTATTCTATACTATAGGCATATATAATAACTAATTACAACGTAATAATTTTTAATTTAGTTATAAAGCATTATATAGATGTGTATACTAATATTAGTAAATAATAACAAATTTAGTTATAAAACGCTATAACAATTGTATTTTTACTAAGGGGGATTAATTATGTTTTTTTTTGAAGCACAGCCTTTTACAAATTGGATTATGCTATTAATAGTATTTCTAGCATTAATTGTACTTAATGAATTAGGCCGTAGATTTAAATGGGGTGGAGTATTACTTTTTATTATATTGCCATTATTTCTTACTTTCTTTGTATGGCCAAAAACCACCAAAGGGACAAGCGTAAATGATTGGTTTCATTATGCCAAAGTATATTCAGCATTAGCTGGATGTATTGGTTTCTTCCTAATTAGACATCTTAAAGGTGCTAGTAGCAAAAAATGGGCTTTATGTTTCCCACCATTAATCTTAGCAATTAATATTTGTGAAGCAGTAGCACGTGATTTTCAAATTTATGGATTACACCTTAATAAAGAAGTATTTGAGGGAATGGTTACTTTAAGCGGTTCTTGGAATGTTATGAATGGAATTGCTGGTATCTTAAATATAATCACAATTACAGGTTGGTTTGGAATATGTATAAGTAAAGATAAGAGCAAAGATATGTTATGGCCTGATATGCTTTGGTTCTGGATTATAGCATATGATATTTGGAATTTTGCATACACATATAATTGCTTACCTAACCATGCATGGTACTGTGGTATAGTATTACTTTTAGCGCCTACAATTGCTGCTTTCTTTATAAAGAAAGGTGCTTGGTTACAACATCGTGCACAAACACTTGCATTGTGGTGTATGTTTGCAATGACCTGTCCTGGTTTTATTGATGAATCACAATTTGCAGTTAGATCATCACATAATTCAACAGCTTTATTTATCGTAAGTTTAGCAGCATTATTATCAAATATAGCCGTATTTGTATATTACATTTATAAGATTAAAAAGACAAAACGTAATCCTATAAAAGGAGAACTTTATACAGATCTTAATAGCTACAAAGAAATTAAAACATTATCTGAATAATAGTATAATTATAGCCACATGTTTTGAACTGTATTTCAAAGCATGTGGCTTTTTGCTCTTTATCTTAATATTTAACTTTTGGTAATTGCTTTCAATTAAGTCCCTCAGTTTTCAACTAACATATGTTTTATTATTTTTACATCTTAAACAATTTTGTATATTCAAGACTTTTCATAAGACTTATAAGACGTCATCTGGGTTTAGAATCTAATGCCTATATTGGTTCATTCATCTAACTGAGATGTACATTTTGGGCAACGAGTTGCTTTTATATCAATTTCACTGTAGCAAAAAGGACATTCTTTAATTGTAGGTTCTTTCACTTCCTCAACTTTGTTTCTTCTTCCTAATTCACTTAATTTATTCATACCTTTAACAAGTAAAAATATTAAAAATGCCATAATTAAAAAATTTATAACTGCTGTTATGAAAGATCCATATTTAATATTTACGCCAAAAAATTCTAATGTTAAATCATTGAAATCTTTATTTGCAAATATTCCTATTATCGGTGATATTATATCATTTGTTAATGATTTTACTATTCCTTGAAATGCACCACCTATTAATACACCAACTGCTAAGTCAATTACACTTCCCTTTAATGCAAACTGTTTAAATTCATTTAAAAATTTCTTCATAAAGTTTTCTTTTTTCCTCCTTGGTTTTTTCCTCTGTTTTTCTAATATCTATATACCTTGATATTTTATCACATTTATATGTTTTTAGTCATAAAAACTACTATAGCTTTTTAGTTCAAAGACTTAGTATAAAACTTAGTTATAAAATAAAGAACTATCAAAGAATTATTTTTAGACATAAAAATACTCCTCCTTGTAATAGACATTTTTGATTTTCTTAAGTGCCTATACAAGGGGAGCATATCCTTAATTAGTCTTTATTTTTTAATTGATTTGAATGCTTCTGCTTGTGATTTTATACCTCTTTCAGCAGCAAATCTTTCAATACTTGATGCACCAAAGAAACCATCTATTCCTTCTGTTTTTTCAATTACATATGCTGCATCATCAGGTTCTGCAATTGGACCTCCATGACAAATAACCATAATATCTGGATTAACAGCTCTACCTGCTTTTATAATAGCTTCTATTTTTTCAACACAATCATCAAGTGTTAAAGCAGTCTTAGCTCCAATTGTTCCTTTTGTAGTTAATCCCATATGAGCAACTAAAATATCTGCACCAGCTTCAGCCATTGCTTTTGCTTGATCTGGATCAAATACATATGGAGTAGTAAGCATGTCTAATTCATGTGCTTTTCTAATCATTTCAACTTCTAAGTCATATCCCATTCCTGTTTCTTCAAGATTTTGTCTAAACACACCATCTATTAAACCAACAGTTGGGAAGTTTTGAACTCCTGAAAATCCTTGTTCTTTAAGTTGTTTTAAATAAACTTCCATTAATCTAAATGGATCTGTACCACAAACCCCTGCAAGTACTGGAGTATGTTTAACAACTGGTAATACTTCTGCTCCCATTTCTACAACAATTTGATTTGCATCACCGTATGATAATAATCCTGCTAAAGATCCACGACCTGCCATTCTATATTTTCCTGAATTATATATTATAAGCATATCAGCTCCACCAGCTTCACTACTTTTAGCTGTAATACCTGTACCGGCTCCAACTCCTAATAAAGAATTTCCTTTAGCTATTTCTTCTTTAAATTTCTTAATAATTTCTACTCTTTTCATGATTAATTCCTCCTAATTTTACTGTTTTTTAATTCTATTTTTAATAATTTTAATAGTTATCTATAAATATCTTTGCTTTCTAGTAATGCAACTTTAAACTATATTATTTATTCATTAAATCTATAAGCTTTTTAGCTGCTGCTTCTCCAAACTCCTTATCATTTATTGCAAGATTTAGTTCTTCTATCTCTACAACATCTTTATTTATGCAATTCTTCAAGGTATCAAAAAGCATTTTATCTTCTTCTTCTCCATAAAATTTTTGTCCCTTTTCATCTAACATTGATACACCCTTTAAAGGTAAGAATAGTGCTGTCTTTCCTGTAGCCATATTTAACTTTTCAGCTATCTTTTCACCAATGATCTTATTTTCTTCAACAGTAGTTCTCATTAATGTAACAGTTGGGTTATGCTTATAAAAATTTCTACCTTCAAACTTCTTTGGAACAGTGTCTATTGGTCCAAAGTTTACCATGTCCAATGCTCCTACTGATACAACTTGAGGTATATTATTTTTTCCAGCTGCTTCTAATCTATTTTTTCCAGCACCTAACACTCCTCCAACTAGTTCATCACACCACTCTGTAGTTGTTAAATCCAAAACACCCTTTATAAAGCCACCTTTTATTAGATGCTCCATAGATTTTCCACCAATTCCTGTTGCATGAAATACTAATACTTCATATCCTCTTTCTTCAAGATATTTTCTTGCATAATTTACACATGGTGTTGTTACACCAAACATTGTTGCAGCTACTAGTGGTTTCTTTTCTATAATTTCTTTATTTTCAAAATTCACCATACCAGCTATTGCAAATACAGCATTTGCAAAGATTTTTGTTGATATTGAATTAAGACCAGCCACATCAACTATTGATGGTACCATAACTATATCACTTGAACCAACATATTGTTCAGTGTTCCCTGAAGCTACTGTTGATACCATAACTTTTGGTACTCCAATTGGTAGAGCTCTCATAGCTGGTGTAATAAGTGATGTTCCACCAGTACCACCAAATGAAATAATTCCATCAAACTTACCTTGTTCATATAATTTAGGAACCAATTTCTCCATTCCTTTTGAAAGAATTTCTGTTGCCAATGCTCTATCCTTTTTAGCTGCAATTTCGTAAATATCTTCACCAACTGCTCTAGCCACCTCTTGATTTGAAACATCTGGTTTAAATTTTGGTTCAAATACACCTGTATGAATAGTAAATGTTTTTAACCCTATACTTTTAATTAATTTTTTAACATATAAATATTCAACACCCTTTGAATCAAAAGTTCCTGCAATTGCTATAGTTTTCATAATTCCCAACTCCCCATAATATAAATTGATTTTCACCTTGTCCATTTATAATTTTTAGTTTTAAAAAACGTTATCACAACTTATAAATTAATGATAACGTTTCTCTAATTCGCGGTAAATGTAGTTATGTATTTTAATTTTGTGTTTATGTACTTTCTCTGTATATTTTTGGTGATTTTCCTATATATTTTTTAAACATCTTACTAAAATGTGCATAATCATTATATCCGACTAACTCTGCAACCTCTGATAATTGTATATTTTCTTTTTTTATTATTTCTGTTGCTTTATTCATTCTAAATTTAACTAAATATTGTGGGAAGCTACATCCAACTTCTTTTTTAAAAAGACTACTTAAATGTGTTCTAGAAATATTTGCAACCATAGCTAATTCTAAAAAAGATATATTATTCATGTAGTTTTTAGATACATATTCTTTTACAAATTCTACATAGTCATAATGCTTTGTTATTCCATCTAACATTTTATTTAAAAAATCATCTTTTTCTAAATTACCTGAATATTTAAATTCTCTAGTTATATTAGTTATATATTTTTCAGTTGGTATCCTTTCGAAAGCTGATCCACCTATATATCCCATAGTATTGCAATTGTTATACATATATTGAACGTCTACTGGTGTTTTAATAGGTCCTCCATATATCATCTTAATTACATTTGGTCTAATTTTATCACATAAATCAAAAATTAATTTTGCCTTTTCCTTAGCTGCCTCTAAAGATAATATCTTTTTAGCTCCAAGCATTCCGCCTCCTGTTAATCCTAAATGAACACATATAATATCTGCTCCTGCATCTAACATATCTTTTGCTTGTTCTTTACTAAAAACAAATGCTATAGTAAATAAGTTCTTTTTATGAGCAATTTTAATAGCCTCAACTTCTAATTTGTAACTGCACCCCTCTTCTTCCAATAATTCCCCAAATATTCCATCAATTATTCCTACAGTTGGATAATTATTAATTCCTGAAAACCCCTTATTTTTTATATCATCTATATATTCTTCTAAGTCTATTGTTGGATCTGTTGCATTTAATCCAAAAATAACAGGAATATCTTTTATAAGTGGAACCACTTCCCTTAATGCAAATTCCATTACCATATCATTGCTATTAGCAAATGGCAATATCCCTGCAAGTGAGCTTCTTCCCATCTGTCTAAATCTTCCTGAATTAAGAGTAAGCACTAGATCAGCTCCACCTCTTTGAGCATATTTAGCCGTAACACCTGCACCTGTTGCAACACCAATAATATGACTATTGATTTTTATTTGTAAATTTAAATTTTTAATTATCTCTTCTCTTAATACCATATTTTATACCTCATTACCTAATTCTAATAAATTAAATTGCTATATTTAAATCTAATCCTACTATGTTGTCTAATAGAAAACCAACTTTTTATCTTTAAATAAATTCATTTTACCATATCAAGAAAATTTAATTTAATATAAAATGTATTTTTAAGAATAATTATTCCAAAGTTATCTATAATTTTTTACATAATAAAATACCCCTTTATAGAAACAGTTTTCTTATTTTAACTGTCTACTATAAAGGGAGCATATAATTTAAATATTGTTAAAATATTTCATTATGTTTCTGTTTTCATATAGTATTGTTTTTAAATTATACTTTAGGTGTAAATCCACAATACCCTATTTCATCGCACTTTTTCTTCATGTCCTTCCATATTTCCTTTTCTTTTATAGTTTCTATTGCTGTAGGATATAAAATATAATTTTCTTTAAATATGTGATCTCTTAAGTTAAATACTATATATTTTGCTGTGTCATCAACTTTCTCTTTAAACTCATTAAATTCTAATTGATAAACTTCTTCAGCTGTCTGTTTTAAAAACTTCTTCTTAGCTCTTAGATCATCATGTTCCATTCTCATAATTCTAGTTGGACCCGTGATCTTTCTATCTTCCATTTCAACAAACAACACCTTTTCTTCTCTTTGATGGTGATTTTCTGCATCTAATATATTATTTACAACAGTTTTTAATGCTTCAAATTCTTCTGAACCACTGTTATAGCTTTTTAATTTTTGAATTTTAAAATTAATTTCTTCAAGTTCTGTTAAAAACTCAAGAATTTTATCATGTTCAGAAATAAGTGTATACAAAACATGATCTGGTTCAAGTTTTGTTTTAATTTTATCAAGTTCTCCTCTTAGAACCTCCATGTGAATATCACAAAGATGTCTTAAATCTTGAGGATTCATTCCTTCTTCTATTAAGTTTTGTTCTGCAATTGACAACTCCATAGGATTTATATTTGAGACAATATCTAAAGCTTCTTTTCTTAAAGCTTCCGTTAAACCCACCTGATTTAATTTTTGTAAAACTTCAGTTAATTTTTCTATCTTTTTATTATCCATATTTAATTCCTCCTTTATTAATTATTTTTTATTTTTTAATTCGTAAAGTCTTGGAAATAGTATATTGCTTTCTAAATGTATATGTTTAAATATATCTGATTCCATTTCTTGTAGTTTAAAATAAGTTAATCTATAAGTAGTACACGCATTACTTGGAAGATCATAATCATTAGTTATTTCTCTTAATTCTTTAAGTATATTTCCAGCTCCGATGTGTTCATCTTGCAATTGATTAATAATATTTATTGCTTTATCTAAATCAGCTTCACTATTACTTCTTAAATATGCATTAATTGCTGGATATTGAATTGTCTCTTCCTCTATTAAATGAGCTTCTAATTCCATCTTAATAGTATGAAATAACTTATGAACTCTTGAAAGCTCTGGCTGTTTTTCTCCATGAACCCTTAATATTTTAGTTGTTAGTTCACTTATTTTAGGAAGGTTCTCATAAAGATAAGCATGATGTACATTTACTATCTGATCAATTAATTCATCAAGAGGTGCTTCCACCCAATTTCTATCTTTTGAGTAAATATTATTTTTTAATTTCTCATAGGAATCATTTATTCTTTCTAATAGTTCTGTTTCATTGACCCCTTGCTCTTTTATAGCTGTAATTAATGTCCTATCTCCACCGCAACAAAAATCAATTTTATATTCTTTAAATATATCTGCTACCTTTGGAAATTTCGTTACTATATCACCTATTTTTTGATTACTATTAAATTTATTCATTTGTTTATTCCTCCTAAATTGTATATTTAAAACAATCTTTTATTAATTTCATTATTTGCTTTTTCTTTAACTTATGGCTTTATTATAGCTTTATTGATTTTAATAAAATGTGATTTAAATCAAACTACCTAATATAATTTATTTTCACATTTGTTATGTTAGAATAATTGCAGCTTAGCTGTGAAAATCATAAAAAAAGCTCATTATTACCGATCAATGTAATAATAAGCTTTTTTTAAATATAATCTTTTAAGCCTTTTTCATCTAGAATTATAATATTCTTTGTTCCTACTATTTTTATTAATTTCTCATCTTCAAATTTTTTTAATTTTCTACTTATAGTTTCTCTTGTTACTCCAATATAATTAGCCATATCTTCTCTTGACAATGATAATTTTATAGATATATTTTTTTCTATTGTCTCTCCATACTTTTCCATTAAATCTATTAATAAATATGCCATTCTTGAATCCACATCATTAGTTGCTAGATTTTGTACAAGGCTTTCTACTTTTCCTAATCTTTCTCCTACAGTTTCTAATACCTTTATTCCAATTTCCGGATTTCTCATAATTATATCTTTCATTTCATCTTTAGTAAGAGTGCATATCTTAGAATTTACTATTGATTTTGAATTAAATCCATACTCAGATGGTTTTATTAAATTTAATTCTCCAAAAAGATCTCCTTCTGAAAGTATATGCAATATCTGTTCTTTACCATCTTTAGTATACTTATATAATTTTATCTTTCCTTCATTTATAAAATAAAGTGTATTAGCTGTACTTCCTTCAGTAAAAATAATGTCTCCTTTATTATATTCCTTATGATTAATAGTTTTTACAATCTCTATTAATTCCTCATTATTTAAATTTTCAAATATTGAAACCTTACTTGCACAAAGTTCTCCTCTGCAATTATTACAGCAATTACCACAATGATTATTCATAATCTCACCTTCCATTTTATTTATGATAGTTTATCAATTTACATAAGATACCACATGTATGTTTTATGTTGCAACTTTATTTGTGGCACTTAATCTTACAATTCATCTCATATTAATAATTTATTTAAGTAATAAAGTTTTCTTACCTATTATTATAATAAAAAATAAAATAAAAGCTATTTCTAATTTATAGAAATACCATACCTTCATACCGAAGAAACTATTATGATTTATTGTGAAGATGATAAAATTTTATTTCCTTGAGATATTTTTAGTACCAATGTAGCCACCATATGAGTACTTCAATGATCTGGCAAAAGAATATATAGCTTATGACTATGTTAGTTATTATAAATTGATAATACACCCTCATATAAGATATGTTTAAAATATCTATTATTCAAGGTAGTTTCTAAGATTAGGTTCTTGGATATTTGTTGCATAGGTATCACATTTTATAAAAATTTTTCATATTGATATTATGCACAAAAAGAGGATTCGAATTTGAACCCTCTTTTCATTTTATCTGCTAGTATTAAATTTATCTTGATACAGACCTACTTTAAATATCTAACAAATTTATTTTACTATTAATTTTCCAAAGCTTATACATTTATTTTCATCTTCACCCTCAGGATATTCTTGCACTGTTAAACCTTCACTTATCAATGTAGCTCCATATGATTCCATTCTTTTTTCCCATTCTGTCATCCATTCACCATTTCCCCATCCCCATGAACCAAAAAGTGCAACTTTTTTTCCTTGTATTATTCCTTCTAATGATTTAACAAAAGGCTCCATTTCACTTTCTTCTAATTCTTCAGCTCCAGAAGCTGGACATCCCAAAATAAGTATTTCTTCATTTTTCACATCATCAAGTGATACCGCTGACACTTCTAATAATTCAGCTTTTCCACCCTCTGATTTTATTCCTTCTAGTATCAAGCTTGCCATTTTTTCTGTATTTCCTGATTGACTCCAATAAATAATTTTCATATCAATTCCTCCTAAAATTCACTATGTATCTCTAAAATTTATTTTTATATAATGATTTCTCTGTCTTAAATTTTTTGATTCTTTTATTTTTTTAATTATGTATTGATAAATTTATTATAGTTGCCTTAGGTCTAGACATAGATTCAATTGAGTATTTTATTCCCTGAGTTCCTATACCAGAAGCTTTCACTCCGATGAATGGGAAATTATCTGGACCTCTTTCTGTCTTATTATTTATTTGAACTGTTCCTACTTCTAATTTATCAGCCACATAAAAAGCATCATTGATGTTTTTTGTAAATACAGCACTTTGAAGTCCATATTCTGATTTATTAGCTATTTCTATAGCCTCATCTTTATCCTTAACTCTTATAATTGGAAGTACAGGACCAAATGGTTCTTCCCATGCAAGTCTCATATCTGTTGTAACATTATCAAAAAGTGTTGGATAAATTAAATTGCCCTCTCTATTTCCACCTACAATTAAATCAGCACCTTTACTCTTTGCATCTTCTATTAATTCAATAACAAAATCTGCTGCTTTAGAACTAATAAGAGGCACAATATCTACATCTTTTTCTAAAGGATTTCCTGCAGTAAGCTTTTTCATCTTTTCTTTGATTTTTTCTAATAATTTATCTGCCACTTTATCTACTACTAAAATTCTCTTTACTGCTGTACATCTTTGACCTGAATATGAATATCCACCTGCAACAATGTTACTTGCAGTTAATTCTAAATCAGCATCTTCTAAAACTATAGCAGCATCCTTGCCACCTAATTCCATTAAAAGTGGTACCATACTAGTCATCTTAGAAATTCTAGTTCCTACTTCTGTACTCCCTGTAAAATTGATGAAATTTATTCCTTTATGAGTAGTAATATAATCTCCAATTTCACTTCCCTTACCTGTAATTGTATTTAGTACCCCAGCTGGAACCCCTGCTTTTTCAAATATTCTTGCTAGATATAATCCACATAAGCTCCCTTGAGTTGCAGGTTTTAATACAACTGAATTTCCCGCCATTAATCCTGGTGCTATTTTAGAAGCTGATAAATTTATGGGGTAATTAAAAGGAGATATTGCAAGTACAACTCCTAATGGTTCCCTTTTTACAATTGATACTTTATCATTCTTAAAGCCTGGGAAGCTGTCTCCTGGAATACTTTCACCTGATAAATTTTTAGCTGTATCTGCTGTAAACTTTATAAAATCTGATGTTCTAGAAACTTCTGATCTACAACTTTTTCTATCCTTAGCAATTTCCATCATCATAAGTTCTGATAATTCATCTATATTTTCTAGTAGAATATCTGATGCTTTATATAATATTTCTGCTCTTTCATTTATTGTTATTTTATTCCACTTCTTTTGAGCTTCTTTAGCAGTTTGTACTGCAATATCCACCTCTTCCTTTGTCATTGCTGGAACTCTACCTAACAACGAATTACTTAATGGTGATTTTATCTCTACAAAACTTCTACTGCTAACCCATTCTCCATTTATTAAATTTTTAAAAGTATTGTTTTCATCTTTTATATGATTAAACATAATTTATTTCCTCCTAGCGATATCTCTTGTACTTATTTGTTTATAATTTTTTTACTCTTTTGTTATATCTACTCCTGCTTCAAACATTTCAAAGTTTATATGTTCCTTTTCAATTCCCATTGATATTAAATTATGATAGATAGTTTTCATAAATGGTACTGGCCCACAA encodes:
- a CDS encoding flavodoxin, with protein sequence MKIIYWSQSGNTEKMASLILEGIKSEGGKAELLEVSAVSLDDVKNEEILILGCPASGAEELEESEMEPFVKSLEGIIQGKKVALFGSWGWGNGEWMTEWEKRMESYGATLISEGLTVQEYPEGEDENKCISFGKLIVK
- the ric gene encoding iron-sulfur cluster repair di-iron protein is translated as MNKFNSNQKIGDIVTKFPKVADIFKEYKIDFCCGGDRTLITAIKEQGVNETELLERINDSYEKLKNNIYSKDRNWVEAPLDELIDQIVNVHHAYLYENLPKISELTTKILRVHGEKQPELSRVHKLFHTIKMELEAHLIEEETIQYPAINAYLRSNSEADLDKAINIINQLQDEHIGAGNILKELREITNDYDLPSNACTTYRLTYFKLQEMESDIFKHIHLESNILFPRLYELKNKK
- a CDS encoding DUF438 domain-containing protein, producing MDNKKIEKLTEVLQKLNQVGLTEALRKEALDIVSNINPMELSIAEQNLIEEGMNPQDLRHLCDIHMEVLRGELDKIKTKLEPDHVLYTLISEHDKILEFLTELEEINFKIQKLKSYNSGSEEFEALKTVVNNILDAENHHQREEKVLFVEMEDRKITGPTRIMRMEHDDLRAKKKFLKQTAEEVYQLEFNEFKEKVDDTAKYIVFNLRDHIFKENYILYPTAIETIKEKEIWKDMKKKCDEIGYCGFTPKV
- a CDS encoding NADP-dependent glyceraldehyde-3-phosphate dehydrogenase, translated to MFNHIKDENNTFKNLINGEWVSSRSFVEIKSPLSNSLLGRVPAMTKEEVDIAVQTAKEAQKKWNKITINERAEILYKASDILLENIDELSELMMMEIAKDRKSCRSEVSRTSDFIKFTADTAKNLSGESIPGDSFPGFKNDKVSIVKREPLGVVLAISPFNYPINLSASKIAPGLMAGNSVVLKPATQGSLCGLYLARIFEKAGVPAGVLNTITGKGSEIGDYITTHKGINFINFTGSTEVGTRISKMTSMVPLLMELGGKDAAIVLEDADLELTASNIVAGGYSYSGQRCTAVKRILVVDKVADKLLEKIKEKMKKLTAGNPLEKDVDIVPLISSKAADFVIELIEDAKSKGADLIVGGNREGNLIYPTLFDNVTTDMRLAWEEPFGPVLPIIRVKDKDEAIEIANKSEYGLQSAVFTKNINDAFYVADKLEVGTVQINNKTERGPDNFPFIGVKASGIGTQGIKYSIESMSRPKATIINLSIHN
- a CDS encoding Crp/Fnr family transcriptional regulator; the protein is MNNHCGNCCNNCRGELCASKVSIFENLNNEELIEIVKTINHKEYNKGDIIFTEGSTANTLYFINEGKIKLYKYTKDGKEQILHILSEGDLFGELNLIKPSEYGFNSKSIVNSKICTLTKDEMKDIIMRNPEIGIKVLETVGERLGKVESLVQNLATNDVDSRMAYLLIDLMEKYGETIEKNISIKLSLSREDMANYIGVTRETISRKLKKFEDEKLIKIVGTKNIIILDEKGLKDYI